The Oceanithermus desulfurans genome has a window encoding:
- a CDS encoding TIGR00341 family protein — MARHLLYVQTEASRMPSVLGVMEDQGVHPLVLRSSEDQLYLVVPVDTAEADQLLTLLKPVLGPEDWMALDTPAWTFPEPEAAEREEPTPAEELESDLDQAARLTPWFAFLTVASATIAFAGLVRDDPLLVLASMIIAPLMGPLMALGFGLLWRHRRLTLQAGLTAAAGAGLAWAAAWLLARAFAAVVPIEPGTQLVARSTPNLFDLALALVTGAVGAYSYIRGQGQTLVGVMVAIALLPPLVASGVFSAIGWAGPATGAFYLALVNAAALLFTAAVGYAVRFRLTVRRLWPLALLLAVLALLLWWSQQAGFWTVHP, encoded by the coding sequence ATGGCGCGCCACCTGCTCTACGTGCAGACCGAGGCCTCGCGGATGCCCTCGGTCTTGGGGGTGATGGAGGACCAGGGCGTGCACCCGCTGGTGCTGCGCTCGAGCGAGGACCAGCTCTACCTGGTCGTGCCCGTCGACACCGCCGAGGCCGACCAGCTGCTCACCCTGCTCAAGCCGGTCCTCGGTCCCGAAGACTGGATGGCGCTCGACACCCCGGCCTGGACCTTTCCCGAACCCGAAGCCGCCGAGCGCGAGGAACCCACCCCCGCCGAGGAGCTGGAGAGCGACCTCGACCAGGCGGCCCGGCTGACGCCCTGGTTCGCCTTCCTTACCGTCGCCTCGGCCACGATCGCCTTCGCCGGGCTGGTACGCGACGACCCGCTGCTGGTGCTGGCCAGCATGATCATCGCGCCGCTGATGGGGCCGCTGATGGCGCTGGGCTTCGGCCTGCTCTGGCGTCACCGCCGGCTCACGCTGCAGGCCGGCCTTACCGCCGCGGCGGGGGCGGGGCTGGCCTGGGCGGCGGCCTGGCTGCTGGCGCGCGCCTTCGCGGCCGTCGTTCCCATCGAGCCGGGCACGCAGCTGGTGGCCCGCAGCACCCCCAACCTCTTCGACCTGGCGCTCGCCCTGGTCACCGGCGCGGTGGGGGCCTACTCCTACATCCGCGGGCAGGGCCAGACCCTGGTGGGCGTGATGGTGGCCATCGCGCTGCTGCCTCCGCTCGTCGCCTCCGGGGTGTTCAGCGCCATCGGCTGGGCGGGTCCGGCCACCGGCGCGTTCTACCTGGCGCTCGTCAACGCGGCCGCGCTGCTCTTCACCGCGGCCGTGGGGTACGCGGTGCGCTTCCGCCTCACGGTGCGCCGCCTCTGGCCGCTGGCGCTGCTGCTGGCGGTGCTGGCGCTGCTCTTGTGGTGGTCGCAGCAGGCCGGCTTCTGGACGGTGCACCCCTAG
- the dprA gene encoding DNA-processing protein DprA has translation MSWLALALTPGVGPARFLKVFEAGEEGLERVGELLGAELERAYRRTLAAGEAERAKERAAASGVRPVGLWEADYPPTLRHLADPPPLVYLKGGWSGGRPAVAVVGSRKAQPWALDFSERLARTLAEAGVAVVSGLARGVDTAAHRGALAGGGPSLAVLGSGVDVVYPPENAELAARLTLMSELPLGRGPSAGSFPRRNRLIAALADAVVIVQAPEKSGALITAALAAELGREVLAVPGRPSDWASRGSNRLLADGAGVAQDPDDVLEALGMAAAAPGADRPKPDGAAGALWEALRRRGEALPDDLALDLNLGAAEVLGLLTRLELSGHVRALPGGRYEAVG, from the coding sequence ATGTCCTGGTTGGCCCTGGCGCTCACGCCCGGCGTGGGTCCGGCGCGGTTCCTCAAGGTCTTCGAGGCGGGCGAGGAGGGCCTGGAGCGCGTGGGCGAGCTGCTGGGGGCCGAGCTCGAGCGCGCCTACCGCCGCACGCTGGCGGCGGGCGAAGCCGAGCGCGCAAAGGAGCGGGCGGCCGCGTCGGGCGTGCGGCCCGTGGGCCTGTGGGAGGCCGACTATCCGCCCACCCTGCGCCACCTCGCCGACCCCCCGCCGCTCGTCTACCTGAAGGGCGGCTGGAGCGGCGGCCGCCCCGCGGTCGCGGTGGTGGGCAGCCGCAAGGCCCAGCCCTGGGCACTCGACTTCAGCGAGCGGCTGGCCCGCACCCTGGCCGAGGCCGGGGTGGCCGTGGTCAGCGGCCTGGCCCGGGGGGTGGATACCGCCGCCCACCGGGGGGCGCTGGCCGGCGGGGGGCCGTCGCTCGCGGTGCTGGGGAGCGGGGTGGACGTCGTCTACCCGCCCGAGAACGCCGAGCTGGCCGCGCGCCTGACCCTGATGAGCGAGCTGCCCCTGGGCCGCGGGCCCAGCGCCGGCAGCTTTCCCCGCCGCAACCGCCTCATCGCGGCGCTGGCGGACGCGGTGGTCATCGTGCAGGCACCCGAGAAGTCGGGAGCGCTGATCACCGCCGCGCTGGCGGCCGAGCTGGGGCGCGAGGTGCTGGCGGTTCCGGGGCGGCCCTCCGACTGGGCCAGCCGCGGCAGCAACCGGCTGCTCGCCGACGGCGCGGGGGTGGCCCAGGACCCGGACGACGTGCTCGAAGCCCTGGGCATGGCGGCCGCCGCCCCGGGCGCGGACCGCCCGAAACCCGACGGGGCCGCGGGCGCCCTCTGGGAGGCCCTGCGCCGGCGCGGCGAGGCCCTGCCCGACGACCTGGCGCTCGACCTGAACCTGGGGGCGGCGGAGGTGCTGGGGCTGCTGACCCGGCTCGAGCTCTCGGGCCACGTGCGGGCGCTGCCGGGCGGGCGGTACGAGGCTGTGGGGTAG
- the ispH gene encoding 4-hydroxy-3-methylbut-2-enyl diphosphate reductase, whose protein sequence is MSLRVYLAKPRGFCAGVVMAIRAVEKAALELADEGDLVVYHSIVHNDVVVNRLREQHGVHFVEDLSEIAELEQRHKLAKTVVFSAHGIPPRVREQVRAMGWGYIDATCPLVTKVHTEARRYAELGYTVLLIGDSADHQEVKGTYGEAPEHTVLVAVHTHVGRDPRLADPRTVRVPDPDRVVVLTQTTLSVDDTDKTIEILKERFPNLVLPSRDDLCYATKNRQDQVKRLAPHVDLFLVLTSSYSSNGMRLYEIARSMTRAERIDTAADLRPEWFEGVGAVGITSAASTPEDLVQDVLAYLRRLFPDLEVVEEGEWERIRFREPARVAPGVGGV, encoded by the coding sequence GTGAGCCTGCGCGTCTACCTCGCCAAGCCCCGCGGCTTCTGCGCCGGGGTGGTCATGGCCATCCGCGCCGTGGAGAAGGCCGCCCTTGAGCTGGCGGACGAGGGCGACCTGGTCGTCTACCACTCGATCGTGCACAACGACGTGGTGGTGAACCGGCTGCGCGAGCAGCACGGGGTCCACTTCGTCGAGGACCTTTCCGAGATCGCCGAGCTGGAGCAGCGCCACAAGCTGGCGAAGACCGTGGTCTTTTCGGCCCACGGCATCCCGCCGCGGGTGCGCGAGCAGGTGCGCGCCATGGGCTGGGGCTACATCGACGCCACCTGCCCGCTGGTGACCAAGGTGCACACCGAGGCGCGCCGCTACGCCGAGTTGGGCTACACCGTGCTGCTCATCGGCGACTCGGCCGACCACCAGGAGGTGAAGGGCACCTACGGCGAGGCGCCCGAGCACACCGTCCTGGTGGCCGTCCACACCCACGTGGGCCGCGACCCGCGCCTCGCCGACCCCCGCACCGTCCGGGTGCCCGACCCCGACCGCGTCGTCGTGCTCACCCAGACGACGCTGAGCGTCGACGACACCGACAAGACGATCGAGATCCTGAAAGAGCGCTTCCCCAACCTGGTGCTGCCCAGCCGCGACGACCTCTGCTACGCCACCAAGAACCGCCAGGACCAGGTCAAGCGCCTCGCCCCCCACGTGGACCTCTTCCTGGTGCTGACGAGCTCGTACTCCTCCAACGGCATGCGGCTCTACGAGATCGCCCGCAGCATGACGCGCGCCGAACGCATCGACACCGCCGCCGACCTGCGGCCCGAGTGGTTCGAGGGCGTCGGCGCGGTGGGCATCACCTCGGCGGCCAGCACCCCCGAGGACCTGGTGCAGGACGTGCTCGCCTACCTGCGCCGGCTCTTCCCCGACCTGGAGGTCGTCGAGGAGGGCGAGTGGGAGCGGATCCGCTTCCGCGAACCCGCCCGGGTGGCCCCGGGTGTGGGTGGGGTGTGA
- the dusA gene encoding tRNA dihydrouridine(20/20a) synthase DusA, with protein sequence MSEHRLSLAPMMERTDRHFRFLMRLITRRTRLYSEMVVDRTLIHGDAARHLDYHPAEHPVALQLGSADPGLAARAVAVARPWGYDEVNLNAGCPSPRVQAGGFGVVLMRTPERVAEIVRAVYEATGALPSVKHRVGLDEHEDYAFLARFVEVVAASGVRVFVVHARKAWTQGLDPKANRTAPPLEHAKVYRLKRDFPELTIVTNGGVGTPEEARAHLAHVDGVMVGRAMWDRPWRWAAADRLLWGDAHTPDRRAVLERYQAYLHERLAEGVPLRVLVRPLFNLFKGEPGGRRWRQQLDAALRAGRLPAGGLAALAPVEVGA encoded by the coding sequence ATGAGCGAACACCGCCTCAGCCTGGCGCCGATGATGGAGCGCACGGACCGGCACTTCCGGTTCCTGATGCGGCTGATCACGCGCCGCACCCGGCTCTACAGCGAGATGGTGGTCGACCGCACCCTGATCCACGGCGACGCGGCGCGGCACCTGGACTACCACCCCGCCGAGCACCCCGTCGCCCTGCAGCTCGGCTCGGCCGACCCCGGCCTGGCGGCGCGGGCGGTGGCCGTCGCCCGACCGTGGGGGTACGACGAGGTGAACCTGAACGCGGGCTGCCCCTCGCCGCGGGTGCAGGCCGGGGGGTTCGGGGTCGTGCTCATGCGCACGCCCGAACGGGTGGCCGAGATCGTGCGGGCCGTCTACGAGGCGACCGGGGCGCTCCCCTCGGTCAAGCACCGCGTGGGCCTGGACGAACACGAGGACTACGCCTTCCTGGCGCGCTTCGTGGAGGTCGTGGCCGCCTCGGGCGTGCGGGTCTTCGTCGTGCACGCGCGCAAGGCCTGGACTCAGGGCCTGGACCCGAAGGCCAACCGCACGGCGCCCCCGCTCGAGCACGCCAAGGTCTACCGTCTGAAGCGCGACTTCCCCGAGCTCACCATCGTCACCAACGGCGGGGTGGGCACCCCGGAAGAAGCCCGCGCCCACCTGGCGCACGTGGACGGGGTGATGGTGGGCCGGGCGATGTGGGACCGCCCCTGGCGCTGGGCCGCGGCCGACCGGCTGCTCTGGGGCGACGCCCACACCCCCGACCGCCGCGCGGTGCTCGAGCGCTACCAGGCCTACCTGCACGAACGCCTCGCCGAGGGGGTTCCCCTGCGGGTGCTGGTGCGGCCGCTCTTCAACCTCTTCAAGGGCGAGCCCGGCGGCCGCCGCTGGCGTCAGCAGCTCGACGCGGCGCTGCGCGCGGGCCGGCTACCCGCCGGCGGCCTGGCGGCGCTGGCGCCCGTGGAGGTCGGGGCGTGA
- a CDS encoding cation diffusion facilitator family transporter: MKAQDARSLGLARWSVAVGLGVFGIKWLAWELTGSVAIYSDALESIVNIVAAVGALVALAVAVRPADATHPFGHTKAEYFSAVAEGALILFAAFEMLRAAWARFLNPQPFTEPALGLGLVALAGAITAGWAFLLLAQGRRVRSPALVADAQHLLTDVASTVGVLFGAGLAWRLGWWWLDPLVAAGVALNILVVGLRLVRRSVGGLMDEALPPDQVERIQRTIAANLDGALEYHDLRTRASGPRAFVEFHLVVPAAMTVEEAHAITDRLERALAEALPGAETVIHVEPESEAKHGGFRA; this comes from the coding sequence GTGAAGGCCCAGGACGCGCGCTCCCTCGGCCTGGCGCGCTGGAGCGTGGCCGTCGGCCTCGGGGTCTTCGGGATCAAGTGGCTGGCCTGGGAGCTGACCGGCTCGGTGGCCATCTACTCGGACGCGCTCGAGTCGATCGTCAACATCGTCGCCGCCGTGGGCGCGCTGGTGGCCCTGGCCGTCGCCGTCCGCCCCGCCGACGCCACCCACCCCTTCGGCCACACCAAGGCCGAGTACTTCTCGGCGGTGGCCGAGGGGGCGCTGATCCTCTTCGCCGCCTTCGAGATGCTGCGCGCCGCCTGGGCGCGCTTTCTGAACCCGCAGCCCTTCACCGAGCCGGCGCTGGGGCTGGGGCTCGTGGCCCTGGCGGGCGCGATCACCGCCGGCTGGGCCTTCCTGCTGCTGGCCCAGGGGCGGCGCGTGCGTTCTCCGGCGCTGGTGGCCGACGCCCAGCACCTGCTCACCGACGTGGCCTCCACCGTGGGCGTGCTCTTCGGGGCGGGCCTCGCCTGGCGGCTGGGCTGGTGGTGGCTCGACCCGCTGGTGGCCGCGGGGGTGGCCCTCAACATCCTGGTCGTCGGCCTGCGGCTGGTCCGCCGCTCCGTGGGCGGGTTGATGGACGAGGCGCTGCCGCCGGACCAGGTCGAGCGCATCCAGCGGACGATCGCGGCGAACCTCGACGGCGCCCTCGAGTACCACGACCTGCGCACCCGCGCGAGCGGCCCCCGCGCCTTCGTGGAGTTCCACCTGGTGGTGCCCGCGGCCATGACCGTCGAGGAGGCGCACGCGATCACCGACCGGCTCGAGCGCGCCCTCGCGGAGGCGCTTCCCGGGGCCGAGACGGTGATCCACGTCGAGCCCGAGAGCGAGGCCAAGCACGGCGGCTTTCGCGCCTGA
- a CDS encoding Bug family tripartite tricarboxylate transporter substrate binding protein, which translates to MKRFWKSGVLAAALALFGGAFAFNPGNVECIAPANPGGGWDFTCRTGGKLLYDLGLVSRPVKVTNMPGGGGGVAFAHVVTQRKGDANLLVAASPATTLRLAQGKYGDFTAGDVRWLAAIGADFGVIAVKADAPWKTLGDLIADIKKDPTKIAIGGGSAVGGQDHMKVLLLAKAAGIDPKALKYVPFDGGGEALTAMLGGFVQVFPGDASETIGQMQAGKIRILAVLSEQRLKGDFANIPTARELGYDAVWAVWRGFYMPPGVPDDAYAFWVDAMKKLEASPEWAKIRDESGLGPFFKGGADFEAFVKQQVADFKELSKALGLIK; encoded by the coding sequence ATGAAGCGGTTCTGGAAGAGCGGTGTTCTCGCTGCGGCCCTGGCGCTTTTCGGCGGGGCCTTTGCATTCAACCCCGGTAACGTAGAGTGCATCGCCCCGGCCAACCCCGGCGGCGGCTGGGACTTCACCTGCCGCACCGGCGGCAAGCTGCTCTACGACCTGGGCCTCGTTTCCCGCCCGGTCAAGGTCACCAACATGCCCGGCGGCGGGGGCGGCGTCGCCTTCGCCCACGTGGTCACCCAGCGCAAGGGCGACGCCAACCTGCTCGTCGCCGCCTCGCCGGCCACCACCCTGCGCCTGGCTCAGGGCAAGTACGGCGACTTCACCGCGGGCGACGTGCGCTGGCTCGCGGCCATCGGCGCCGACTTCGGGGTGATCGCGGTCAAGGCCGACGCCCCCTGGAAGACCCTGGGCGACCTGATCGCCGACATCAAGAAAGACCCCACCAAGATCGCCATCGGCGGTGGCAGCGCCGTAGGGGGCCAGGACCACATGAAGGTGTTGCTGCTGGCCAAGGCCGCGGGCATCGACCCCAAGGCGCTCAAGTACGTGCCCTTCGACGGCGGCGGCGAGGCGCTCACGGCCATGCTGGGCGGCTTCGTCCAGGTCTTCCCGGGCGACGCCTCGGAGACGATCGGCCAGATGCAGGCGGGCAAGATCCGCATCCTGGCGGTGCTCAGCGAGCAGCGCCTGAAGGGCGACTTCGCAAACATCCCCACGGCGCGCGAGCTCGGTTACGACGCGGTCTGGGCGGTGTGGCGCGGCTTCTACATGCCGCCGGGCGTGCCCGACGACGCCTACGCTTTCTGGGTGGACGCGATGAAGAAGCTCGAGGCCTCCCCCGAATGGGCCAAGATCCGTGACGAGAGCGGCCTCGGCCCCTTCTTCAAGGGCGGCGCCGACTTCGAGGCCTTCGTCAAGCAGCAGGTCGCCGACTTCAAGGAGCTTTCCAAGGCTCTGGGGCTCATCAAGTAA
- a CDS encoding tripartite tricarboxylate transporter TctB family protein, translating to MERGRRTDRIAGALLLLVSAGYGLEASRLQADFLADPLGPRAFPLLLAVSLGVFSLYLLVRPDPDPAWPPPHVLSGQLGMLASFVVYSYALAPLGFLLATTLEMAWLSRLFGASWRTGLLGGLGLAVVLYVIFVFGLGIPLPLGRWWPA from the coding sequence GTGGAACGCGGCCGGCGCACCGACCGCATCGCGGGCGCGCTCCTGCTGCTGGTGAGCGCCGGCTACGGCCTGGAGGCGAGCCGCCTCCAGGCCGATTTTCTCGCCGACCCCCTGGGCCCGCGCGCCTTCCCGCTGCTGCTGGCGGTCAGCCTGGGGGTCTTTTCGCTCTACCTGCTGGTGCGCCCCGACCCCGACCCCGCCTGGCCGCCGCCGCACGTGCTCAGCGGCCAGCTGGGCATGCTGGCGAGCTTCGTGGTCTACAGCTACGCGCTCGCCCCCCTGGGCTTCCTCCTCGCCACCACGCTGGAGATGGCCTGGCTCTCGCGCCTCTTCGGCGCCAGCTGGCGCACCGGCCTGCTGGGCGGCCTGGGGCTCGCGGTCGTGCTCTACGTGATCTTCGTCTTCGGGCTGGGCATCCCCCTGCCCCTGGGCCGCTGGTGGCCCGCCTAG
- a CDS encoding tripartite tricarboxylate transporter permease gives MDVLAQLAHGFEVALAPLNLFLAFAGAFLGTLIGALPGIGPVNGVAILIPIAYALKLPPESALILLAGVYYGAEYGGRISSILLNVPGDAGAVITTLDGYPMAQKGKAGEALALSALSSFIGGTLAVIGLTLFAPYLAEWAIRFGPAEYFALMVFAFTTLASLAGKNPVKALIASVFGLMLATVGIDPGSGVPRFTFGELKLYDGVDFLVVAIGLFAISEVLTLMEHTFLGTATRVKVETALVSLKTFMGSLWTILRSSLIGFFIGVLPGAGASIASAVAYTTEKRLVDREGTFGTGDPRGVAAPEAANNAASGGAMVPMLTLGVPGSGTTAVLLGALMMFNVTPGPLIFEQRPEIVWGLIASMYIGNVMLLVLNLPLVGWFARILTVPRWFLVPAIAALSFIGVYAVNNSAFDLLFMTGIGVVGYLMRKAGFPLAPVILGLVLGRLMEINLRRALAISGGDYSILYASPLSKVLWALAILSLFFPWLAGRFAARRVPEGE, from the coding sequence GTGGACGTTCTCGCACAACTCGCCCACGGCTTCGAGGTCGCGCTCGCTCCCCTGAACCTCTTCCTCGCCTTCGCCGGCGCCTTCCTGGGCACGCTCATCGGGGCGCTGCCGGGCATCGGGCCCGTCAACGGCGTGGCCATCCTGATCCCCATCGCCTACGCCCTCAAGCTGCCGCCCGAGTCGGCGCTGATCCTGCTCGCCGGGGTCTACTACGGCGCCGAGTACGGCGGGCGCATCTCGAGCATCCTCCTCAACGTCCCCGGCGACGCCGGCGCGGTGATCACCACCCTGGACGGCTACCCCATGGCCCAGAAGGGCAAGGCCGGCGAGGCGCTGGCGCTCTCGGCGCTCAGCTCCTTCATCGGCGGCACCCTGGCGGTAATCGGCCTCACCCTCTTCGCCCCCTACCTGGCCGAGTGGGCGATCCGCTTCGGCCCCGCCGAGTACTTCGCGCTGATGGTCTTCGCCTTCACCACGCTGGCGAGCCTGGCCGGCAAGAACCCCGTCAAGGCGCTGATCGCCAGCGTCTTCGGGCTGATGCTCGCCACCGTCGGCATCGACCCCGGCAGCGGGGTGCCGCGCTTCACCTTCGGCGAGCTCAAGCTCTACGACGGGGTGGACTTCCTGGTGGTGGCCATCGGCCTCTTCGCCATCAGCGAGGTGCTTACGCTGATGGAGCACACCTTCCTGGGCACGGCCACCCGGGTCAAGGTGGAGACCGCGCTGGTCTCGCTGAAGACCTTCATGGGCTCGCTGTGGACGATCCTGCGCAGCTCGCTGATCGGCTTCTTCATCGGGGTGCTGCCGGGCGCGGGGGCCTCGATCGCCAGCGCCGTGGCCTACACCACCGAAAAGCGCCTCGTCGACCGCGAGGGCACCTTCGGCACCGGCGACCCCCGCGGCGTGGCCGCCCCCGAGGCCGCCAACAACGCCGCCTCGGGCGGGGCGATGGTGCCGATGCTGACCCTGGGCGTGCCGGGAAGCGGCACCACCGCGGTGCTGCTGGGGGCGCTGATGATGTTCAACGTCACTCCGGGCCCGCTGATCTTCGAGCAGCGGCCCGAGATCGTCTGGGGCCTGATCGCCTCGATGTACATCGGCAACGTGATGCTGCTCGTGCTCAACCTGCCGCTGGTGGGCTGGTTCGCGCGCATCCTCACGGTGCCCCGCTGGTTCTTGGTCCCGGCCATCGCCGCGCTCAGCTTCATCGGCGTCTACGCCGTGAACAACAGCGCCTTCGACCTGCTCTTCATGACCGGGATCGGGGTGGTGGGCTACCTGATGCGCAAGGCCGGCTTTCCGCTGGCGCCGGTCATCCTGGGGCTGGTGCTGGGGCGGCTGATGGAGATCAACCTGCGGCGGGCGCTGGCCATCAGCGGCGGCGACTACTCGATCCTCTACGCCAGCCCGCTTTCCAAGGTGCTCTGGGCGCTGGCGATCCTCAGCCTCTTCTTCCCCTGGCTGGCGGGACGCTTCGCCGCGCGGCGCGTGCCCGAGGGCGAGTGA
- a CDS encoding LemA family protein produces the protein MTALLILLILVAIVGAFMVLTYNTLIARKNQIDYAQGAIDALLKKRYDLIPNLVATVKGYAKHERELLEKVTELRARIGQARSDDERLGLEGQMSGLLGRLLVQLEAYPDLKANQNFLQLQAALNEIEEQISAARRAFNAAVVEFNNAIEMFPSNLVAGWMGLKRRRVFEVAEAESEVPNVGRLFGS, from the coding sequence TTGACGGCCCTTTTGATTTTGCTCATCCTCGTCGCCATTGTCGGCGCATTTATGGTTCTTACCTACAACACCCTCATTGCCCGTAAGAACCAGATCGACTACGCCCAGGGCGCGATCGACGCCCTGCTCAAGAAGCGCTACGACCTGATCCCCAACCTGGTGGCCACGGTGAAGGGCTACGCCAAGCACGAGCGCGAGCTGCTCGAGAAGGTGACCGAGCTGCGCGCGCGCATCGGCCAGGCGCGCTCGGACGACGAGCGCCTGGGGCTGGAGGGCCAGATGTCGGGCCTCCTGGGCCGGCTGCTGGTGCAGCTCGAGGCCTACCCCGACCTCAAGGCCAACCAGAACTTCCTGCAGCTGCAGGCGGCCCTCAACGAGATCGAGGAGCAGATCTCGGCGGCCCGGCGCGCCTTCAACGCCGCGGTGGTCGAGTTCAACAACGCCATCGAGATGTTCCCCTCGAACCTGGTGGCCGGGTGGATGGGGCTGAAGCGCCGCCGCGTCTTCGAGGTGGCCGAGGCCGAGTCCGAGGTCCCCAACGTCGGCCGCCTCTTCGGCAGCTAG
- a CDS encoding DUF3137 domain-containing protein produces the protein MPTSPGPLRAYYRLVPRIRGLEPERRRTWVSLIAAWAGLVIPGLLLGIWLWRLGGGWFHLLAPPLAAAALAAWLSPSLIYPFKHEFKRKVIRPMMRELLRDVDYAPLGSVSPLDLEASLLFQAPFTGVEGEDLVIGRYDDVEVKFSEVVGYREVESRGAATPLAPRSGQKLRTKQVVFRGLFFVAEFNKPTRGQVVVHPDRLEPHLGPIAAALQPRHEEGGLVHVRMEDPRFERHFVVYASSPETAHYALTPALMEQLAEFRERVGAPVAFSIHYGKLYMAVATRKNMLEPPLFGPLASPRVFRGYLEDVELFLALVEALGLNRRIWGEGTWP, from the coding sequence ATGCCCACCTCCCCGGGTCCCCTGCGCGCCTACTACCGGCTCGTCCCCCGCATCCGCGGGCTCGAGCCCGAACGGCGCCGGACCTGGGTCAGTCTGATCGCCGCCTGGGCGGGGCTGGTGATCCCGGGGTTGCTGCTGGGGATCTGGCTCTGGCGCCTGGGCGGGGGCTGGTTCCACCTGCTGGCGCCGCCGCTGGCCGCGGCGGCGCTGGCCGCCTGGCTCTCGCCCAGCCTGATCTACCCCTTCAAGCACGAGTTCAAGCGCAAGGTCATCCGCCCGATGATGCGCGAGCTCCTGCGGGACGTGGACTACGCCCCGCTGGGCTCGGTGAGCCCGCTGGACCTGGAGGCGAGCCTCCTCTTCCAGGCGCCCTTCACCGGGGTGGAGGGGGAGGACTTGGTCATCGGCCGCTACGACGACGTCGAGGTCAAGTTCTCCGAGGTGGTGGGCTACCGCGAAGTGGAGTCGCGCGGCGCGGCCACCCCGCTGGCCCCCCGCAGCGGGCAGAAGCTGCGCACCAAGCAGGTGGTCTTCCGCGGCCTCTTCTTCGTCGCCGAGTTCAACAAGCCCACCCGCGGGCAGGTCGTCGTGCACCCCGACCGCCTGGAGCCGCACCTGGGACCGATCGCGGCCGCGCTGCAGCCCCGACACGAGGAGGGCGGGCTGGTGCACGTGCGCATGGAGGACCCCCGCTTCGAGCGCCATTTCGTCGTCTACGCCTCGAGCCCCGAGACCGCGCACTACGCGCTCACGCCGGCGCTGATGGAGCAGCTGGCCGAGTTCCGCGAGCGGGTGGGGGCGCCGGTGGCCTTCTCGATCCACTACGGCAAGCTCTACATGGCCGTGGCCACCCGCAAGAACATGCTCGAGCCCCCGCTCTTCGGTCCGCTGGCGAGCCCCCGCGTCTTCCGCGGCTACCTGGAGGACGTGGAGCTCTTCCTCGCGCTCGTCGAGGCGCTCGGGCTCAACCGCAGGATCTGGGGTGAGGGGACGTGGCCCTAG
- a CDS encoding DUF3137 domain-containing protein, whose protein sequence is MALEAGAPRLDLDDLVRRAQGLEADRRRARAAVARVWLSAAAGAAAVYLLSGPLLGPFGWFVFLVAAFALLVWALLRHQSVTRPYHEAYKRRVLAPLVEAVLPGFLHEPEAGLPQEVYLASRLFPTRPDRYASEDRFSGEVAGVPLTFAEVHAEREHEDCDKDGCRTEYVTIFKGLFAVAEFPKAFSGAVLVYPDRSERLLGPLSQSLQRLGGRSRGLELVRLEDPEFERRFVVFASDPVTARYVLSTRFMAALRAYRDRHGPLYAAVIDGTLYLALPTRADLFEPPPLWRRGVDVRRLQRYADALATMRAVVSELDLDVRIWGERALASRKPK, encoded by the coding sequence GTGGCCCTAGAGGCCGGCGCGCCGCGGCTCGACCTGGACGACCTGGTCCGCCGCGCACAGGGGCTCGAGGCCGACCGGCGGCGCGCGCGTGCCGCGGTGGCGCGCGTCTGGCTCTCCGCCGCCGCCGGCGCGGCGGCGGTCTACCTCCTCAGCGGCCCGCTCCTCGGCCCCTTCGGCTGGTTCGTCTTCCTGGTGGCCGCCTTCGCCCTGCTCGTCTGGGCGCTGCTGCGCCACCAATCGGTCACCCGGCCCTACCACGAGGCCTACAAGCGGCGGGTGCTCGCCCCCCTGGTCGAGGCGGTGCTGCCCGGCTTCCTCCACGAACCCGAGGCGGGGCTGCCCCAGGAGGTCTACCTGGCGAGCCGCCTCTTCCCGACCCGCCCGGACCGCTACGCCAGCGAGGACCGCTTCAGCGGTGAGGTCGCGGGGGTGCCCCTCACCTTCGCCGAGGTGCACGCCGAGCGCGAGCACGAGGACTGCGACAAGGACGGCTGCCGCACCGAGTACGTGACGATCTTCAAGGGGCTTTTCGCGGTGGCCGAGTTTCCCAAGGCGTTTTCGGGCGCCGTCCTCGTCTACCCCGACCGCAGCGAGCGCCTGCTGGGACCGCTTTCCCAGAGTCTGCAGCGGCTGGGCGGGCGCAGCCGGGGGCTCGAGCTGGTCCGGCTCGAGGATCCGGAGTTCGAGCGGCGTTTCGTCGTCTTCGCAAGCGACCCCGTCACCGCCCGCTACGTGCTCAGCACCCGCTTCATGGCGGCGCTGCGCGCCTACCGCGACCGCCACGGCCCGCTCTACGCAGCGGTGATCGACGGCACCCTCTACCTCGCCCTCCCCACCCGCGCCGACCTCTTCGAGCCGCCGCCGCTGTGGCGCCGGGGCGTCGACGTGCGCCGGCTGCAGCGCTACGCCGACGCGCTCGCCACCATGCGCGCGGTGGTCAGCGAGCTGGACCTCGACGTCCGCATCTGGGGCGAGCGCGCCCTCGCCTCAAGGAAGCCAAAGTAG